A genomic region of Streptosporangium lutulentum contains the following coding sequences:
- a CDS encoding IS630 family transposase — protein MARRPEVFVRPLSMEEGRRLQRITRTAKDPIKLRRAIVVMMSGQGQSVPDITSLMQVGDDYVRDVIHAFNERGFDALDPKWSGGRPPAISERVRERICLIAKTVPAEWGIAGMSTWSLRTLAEHLIARGVVAAISREHLRRILRKGGVSWQTTTTWKASTDPHFIAKMRRVLKLYDSPPADGRVICVDELGPLNLLPRKGKRWRPQGSPARLRATYHRYDGVMQMIAALDLATGKLFYRIRKRKRWREFLSFLKTLRARWPGEKLHVIMDNYSPHKHREVRAWAAANDVELVFLPTYGSWLNWIESEFAALRYYALNGTDHRSHAEQNAAIGAYVRWRNAQARPKTNFAASSPIRSWTSYPAKVA, from the coding sequence ATGGCGCGCCGACCAGAGGTGTTCGTCCGGCCGTTGTCGATGGAGGAAGGCCGCAGACTGCAGCGGATCACGAGGACCGCGAAGGATCCGATCAAGTTGCGGCGGGCGATCGTGGTGATGATGTCCGGCCAGGGCCAGTCGGTGCCGGACATCACCTCGTTGATGCAGGTCGGTGACGACTACGTCCGTGATGTCATCCACGCCTTCAACGAGCGGGGGTTTGACGCGCTGGACCCAAAATGGAGCGGGGGCCGTCCCCCGGCGATCAGTGAGCGGGTGCGTGAGCGCATCTGCCTGATCGCCAAGACGGTCCCCGCTGAGTGGGGCATCGCCGGCATGTCGACCTGGAGCCTGCGCACGCTGGCCGAGCACCTCATCGCCCGAGGGGTGGTGGCGGCGATCAGCCGCGAGCATCTGCGGCGGATCCTGCGCAAGGGCGGGGTGAGCTGGCAGACCACCACGACGTGGAAGGCATCCACCGACCCGCACTTCATCGCCAAGATGCGACGCGTGCTGAAGCTGTATGACAGCCCGCCCGCTGATGGGCGGGTGATCTGCGTCGATGAGCTCGGGCCGCTGAATCTGCTGCCGCGTAAGGGCAAACGGTGGCGACCTCAGGGTTCACCGGCCCGGCTGCGGGCCACCTACCATCGCTACGACGGCGTCATGCAGATGATCGCGGCCCTGGATCTGGCCACCGGCAAGCTGTTTTACCGCATCCGCAAACGCAAACGCTGGCGGGAGTTCTTGTCCTTCCTCAAGACGCTCCGGGCGCGCTGGCCTGGCGAAAAACTGCATGTGATCATGGATAACTACTCGCCGCACAAGCACCGCGAGGTCCGCGCCTGGGCGGCTGCCAACGATGTCGAGCTGGTGTTCCTGCCGACCTATGGCTCGTGGTTGAACTGGATCGAGTCAGAATTCGCCGCCTTGCGCTACTACGCCCTCAATGGCACTGATCACCGCAGCCATGCCGAGCAGAACGCGGCGATCGGCGCCTATGTGCGCTGGCGCAACGCCCAAGCCCGGCCCAAGACGAACTTCGCCGCCAGCTCACCCATCAGAAGCTGGACCAGTTACCCGGCCAAGGTTGCGTGA
- a CDS encoding AAA family ATPase, translated as MAFLDREAEKRLMGELLSAARHGTSGTLVLRGEPGIGKTALLDHAAETAPGVRILRVTGVEAESELGYAGLHRFLLPILDRRDRLPAPQRGALGAAFGLTEGPRPDPFLIGLAVLTLLTDHAEERPVLCVCDDAQWLDHESLRALAFVGRRLQADRVALLFGLRCGDSGTVLDDLPWHRVTGLCEEAAHELLATAVTGRLDPSIAGRIVAETRGNPLAIRELGGELVTQQVPAPLLSQRLPMGRQLEARFLRQVRALPAHTQTILLIAAADPTGDPDLVWRAAVHLRATGGAVDLVAATEPAIGAGLVTPLPVLGFRHPLIRSGVYGAAGGDLKRGVHDALAAVTDREADADRRAWHLAAAAGHPDEGIATELENSAHRARLRGGYAAQATLLTWAADLSPQAARRTARLLAAAEAALAAGHTQRAEHLLDRAEPGLDTGSTGHALRLRGLFLIRTARSEQAIAVLLRAAALFRESDARPAAKAPGGNGTKARTGYATESLLAAFDAAAISPWLTPHQNIRELATAALHTTRPDEVPFPGAY; from the coding sequence ATGGCGTTCCTCGACCGTGAAGCCGAGAAACGACTCATGGGAGAGCTGCTCAGTGCCGCGCGGCACGGAACCAGCGGGACACTCGTGCTCCGCGGCGAACCGGGCATCGGCAAGACCGCCCTGCTGGACCACGCGGCCGAGACGGCACCGGGCGTGCGGATCCTCCGGGTGACGGGCGTCGAGGCGGAGTCCGAGCTTGGATATGCGGGTCTGCACCGGTTTCTCCTGCCGATCCTGGACCGCCGCGATCGCCTGCCCGCCCCCCAGCGTGGCGCGCTCGGTGCCGCCTTCGGCCTGACCGAGGGCCCCCGCCCGGATCCCTTCCTGATCGGACTGGCGGTGCTCACCCTGCTCACCGACCACGCCGAGGAGCGGCCGGTGCTGTGCGTGTGCGACGACGCCCAGTGGCTCGACCACGAATCCCTGCGCGCGCTCGCCTTCGTCGGACGCCGTCTCCAGGCCGACCGAGTCGCCCTGCTGTTCGGCCTGCGCTGCGGCGACAGCGGAACCGTCTTGGACGATCTCCCCTGGCACCGGGTGACGGGGCTCTGCGAGGAGGCCGCCCACGAGCTTCTGGCCACGGCGGTCACGGGCAGGCTCGACCCGAGCATCGCCGGCCGCATCGTCGCCGAGACCCGCGGCAACCCGCTGGCCATCCGCGAGCTGGGCGGCGAACTCGTCACCCAGCAGGTCCCCGCCCCGCTCCTCTCCCAGCGCCTGCCGATGGGCCGTCAGCTGGAAGCCCGGTTCCTGCGCCAGGTCCGGGCGCTACCCGCTCACACGCAGACCATCCTGCTGATCGCCGCGGCCGACCCCACGGGCGATCCCGATCTGGTGTGGCGCGCCGCGGTCCACCTTCGCGCGACCGGCGGCGCGGTGGATCTGGTCGCCGCGACCGAGCCCGCCATCGGCGCGGGCCTCGTCACCCCGCTGCCCGTCCTCGGCTTCCGGCACCCACTGATCCGCTCCGGGGTGTACGGCGCCGCCGGCGGCGACCTCAAACGAGGTGTCCACGACGCGCTGGCGGCGGTCACGGACCGCGAAGCCGACGCCGACCGGCGCGCGTGGCATCTCGCCGCGGCGGCCGGCCACCCGGATGAGGGCATCGCCACCGAACTCGAGAACTCGGCTCACCGCGCCCGTCTGCGCGGCGGCTACGCCGCGCAGGCGACGCTGCTCACCTGGGCGGCGGACCTGTCACCGCAGGCCGCGCGGCGAACCGCCCGGCTCCTGGCGGCCGCGGAGGCGGCCCTGGCCGCCGGTCACACGCAGCGCGCCGAGCACCTGCTGGACCGTGCGGAGCCCGGGCTCGACACGGGCTCGACAGGCCACGCCCTGCGGCTGCGCGGGTTGTTCCTCATCCGCACCGCCCGCTCGGAGCAGGCGATCGCCGTCCTGCTCAGGGCGGCCGCCCTCTTTCGCGAGTCCGACGCCCGGCCCGCGGCGAAAGCCCCGGGCGGGAACGGGACGAAGGCCCGTACCGGGTACGCGACGGAGTCGCTTCTGGCGGCGTTCGACGCCGCGGCGATCTCCCCGTGGCTCACTCCGCACCAGAACATCCGCGAGCTGGCCACGGCCGCGCTGCACACCACGAGGCCGGACGAGGTCCCCTTCCCCGGCGCCTACTAG
- a CDS encoding helix-turn-helix domain-containing protein, giving the protein MILFDTRDLPAADRVEAFHAAATGMTVPFRIVHEDPDGDVHARMDRWDFGRSSLFGTHASGFRLIRTPRHIRMGSLPIVALVMQTQGRGLFETQGHRQVVGAHDLVLNDLTTPYEFAWSGDGTSRAFMVEYDQLALPADVVREASRDLRASPLYGLVRHHFGTLARDAERLSLDAGADGLAAAGVELLRALIVSAARDDRYSRPVKAETLLTRVLAYTRWHLTERDLTPERIASAHNISVRSLYKLCERAGMSLEKWIIEQRLEGARRDLASPNGRHRTIASVAHAWGFSAPGHFSRRFHDAYGVLPKDWQRAARRLSEAPDLR; this is encoded by the coding sequence ATGATCCTTTTCGACACCCGGGATCTCCCCGCGGCCGATCGGGTGGAGGCGTTCCACGCCGCGGCGACGGGGATGACGGTGCCGTTCCGGATCGTTCACGAGGACCCGGACGGTGACGTCCACGCGCGCATGGATCGCTGGGATTTCGGGCGATCCTCGCTCTTCGGTACGCATGCCTCGGGGTTCCGGCTCATCCGCACGCCCAGGCACATCAGGATGGGGAGCCTGCCGATCGTGGCCCTCGTCATGCAGACGCAGGGACGGGGGCTCTTCGAGACCCAGGGACACCGGCAAGTCGTGGGCGCCCACGACCTCGTGCTCAACGACCTGACGACGCCCTACGAGTTCGCCTGGTCCGGCGACGGGACATCACGGGCGTTCATGGTGGAATACGACCAGCTCGCGCTGCCCGCCGACGTCGTCCGCGAAGCCTCGCGGGACCTTCGGGCAAGCCCGCTGTACGGGCTCGTCCGCCACCATTTCGGCACGCTGGCGCGCGACGCCGAACGGCTCAGCCTCGACGCCGGCGCGGACGGGCTGGCGGCGGCCGGCGTCGAACTGCTGCGGGCGCTCATCGTCTCCGCCGCCCGGGACGACAGATATTCGCGGCCCGTGAAGGCCGAGACCCTGCTGACGCGCGTCCTCGCCTACACCCGGTGGCATCTGACCGAACGCGACCTCACGCCCGAACGCATCGCCTCGGCGCACAACATCTCCGTGCGCTCCCTCTACAAGCTCTGCGAGCGGGCCGGGATGAGCCTGGAAAAGTGGATCATCGAGCAACGGCTGGAGGGAGCCCGCCGTGACCTCGCCTCACCCAACGGGCGACATCGCACCATCGCCTCCGTGGCCCACGCCTGGGGCTTCTCGGCCCCCGGTCACTTCTCCCGCAGATTCCACGACGCCTACGGTGTGCTGCCCAAAGACTGGCAACGCGCGGCACGCCGACTCTCGGAAGCCCCGGACCTCCGGTGA
- a CDS encoding tetratricopeptide repeat protein, which yields MAAGDAQALTLQLLGLARELGATAGEVEEAIEGRRNPASLLWRSLEASDGWLLVIDNADDPRVLQVGDQPVAGGNGWLRPTTSGLLLVTSRVSGSPEWGRHVTVHRLNALSVEDGARMLLDLAPEAGGTAEARALSARLGGLALALRHAGMHLAMTFAAEREFAVYREALDGRGHQLMNESTEARSNIATTWELSLDLLESQGFPHARALLGVFSCFAAPSPIPAFLFDHEQLSAVCGDRGISGVIGGLTALHSVGMVEGTVTPDNALNGVIVHPLVAETTRHKLSGETLGRETATVAVRLVSGAAGGLGVDRSTDWPRWKQLPEHLRRFWMVISEDLDETGMRSLAEASAICAVGLTYGGAYHVALDLMEVALAGTENRLPADDPVVLELRHRHASAYMFLGLTVDAEREFRQLLEDRTRVLGPDHPKTLTMRHNLARVLADQGRLAEAQHEFSETYESKVRVLGPDDPDTLATRYEAARVLLVQGKASEAEQEHRSIYEVKVRVLGPEHPDTLVSRHEIPKTLLAQGRAVEAERELRELYDLRVRLLGPDHPHVMTTGHEMARAFAEQGRHEEAERQYRTVLEARRRVLGAENKYTLVTEEALSTLLRRPAGPTSENERDASGPPRFDDRK from the coding sequence GTGGCCGCCGGCGACGCACAGGCTCTCACTCTCCAGTTGCTCGGTCTGGCACGCGAGCTGGGTGCCACAGCGGGTGAGGTGGAAGAGGCGATCGAAGGCCGTCGTAACCCCGCGAGCCTGCTTTGGCGGTCTCTTGAAGCCTCTGACGGCTGGCTCCTGGTGATCGACAACGCCGACGATCCGCGCGTGCTACAGGTTGGGGATCAGCCCGTCGCGGGTGGCAACGGATGGCTTCGACCGACCACATCCGGCCTTTTGCTGGTGACCAGCCGTGTCAGCGGGTCGCCGGAATGGGGCCGCCATGTGACGGTCCATCGATTGAACGCCCTGTCCGTCGAGGACGGGGCACGGATGCTGCTCGACCTGGCGCCGGAAGCGGGCGGTACGGCGGAGGCGCGGGCCTTGTCGGCAAGGCTGGGAGGACTGGCGCTGGCACTCCGTCACGCGGGCATGCATCTCGCCATGACCTTCGCCGCCGAGAGAGAATTCGCCGTGTACCGTGAAGCCCTGGACGGCAGAGGCCATCAATTGATGAACGAGAGCACGGAGGCCAGGTCGAACATCGCGACCACGTGGGAGCTGTCGCTCGATCTCCTTGAAAGTCAAGGCTTCCCTCACGCGCGTGCCTTGTTGGGGGTTTTCTCCTGCTTCGCGGCTCCCTCCCCGATCCCGGCTTTTCTGTTCGACCACGAGCAATTGAGCGCCGTTTGTGGAGATCGAGGAATCAGCGGTGTGATCGGTGGGCTGACGGCGCTCCATTCCGTTGGAATGGTCGAGGGCACGGTGACGCCGGACAACGCGCTGAACGGTGTCATCGTCCACCCCCTCGTGGCCGAGACCACTCGGCACAAGCTCTCGGGTGAGACCCTGGGCAGGGAAACCGCAACGGTAGCCGTCAGGTTGGTGTCGGGCGCCGCCGGCGGACTCGGTGTCGATCGCTCAACGGACTGGCCGAGGTGGAAGCAACTTCCCGAACATCTCCGCAGGTTTTGGATGGTCATCTCCGAGGATCTTGACGAAACGGGCATGAGAAGCCTCGCGGAGGCATCAGCGATCTGCGCTGTGGGTCTCACCTACGGTGGCGCCTATCACGTCGCTCTGGATCTCATGGAGGTCGCGCTGGCGGGAACCGAGAATCGCCTCCCCGCCGATGATCCGGTAGTTCTCGAACTCAGGCATCGGCACGCGAGCGCCTACATGTTCCTCGGCCTCACCGTCGACGCGGAGCGTGAATTCCGGCAGCTTCTCGAAGATCGGACGAGGGTTCTGGGGCCGGACCATCCCAAGACACTGACCATGCGCCACAACCTGGCGCGTGTTCTCGCCGACCAGGGGAGGCTGGCCGAGGCTCAGCATGAGTTCTCGGAGACCTACGAGTCGAAGGTGCGGGTACTGGGGCCGGACGACCCCGACACACTCGCCACCCGCTACGAGGCCGCCCGTGTCCTCCTCGTCCAGGGAAAGGCGTCTGAGGCCGAGCAGGAGCACCGCTCCATCTACGAGGTCAAGGTGCGGGTACTGGGGCCGGAACATCCTGACACGCTCGTGTCGCGCCATGAGATCCCCAAGACGCTTCTGGCTCAGGGAAGAGCCGTCGAGGCCGAACGTGAACTGCGAGAGCTTTACGATCTCCGAGTACGGCTTCTCGGCCCCGATCATCCCCACGTGATGACGACGGGGCATGAGATGGCCCGGGCCTTCGCCGAGCAAGGACGCCACGAGGAGGCCGAGCGCCAGTACCGGACGGTCCTCGAAGCCAGGCGGCGCGTGCTGGGTGCGGAGAACAAATACACGCTCGTCACCGAAGAGGCGTTGTCCACGTTGCTGCGGCGCCCCGCCGGCCCCACCTCGGAGAATGAGCGCGACGCTTCAGGCCCACCCCGGTTCGACGACCGAAAGTGA
- a CDS encoding NADPH-dependent FMN reductase: MDERLRVAIIIGSTRDGRFGPTVAEWFAAKARRREDLEVDVVDLAEAGLPDTLSGEEGTPAPAPVRVLAPRLAAADAFAVVTPEYNRSFPAPLKTAIDWYYEEWQAKPVTFVSYGRESGGRYATDHLRQVFTELHAVAIRETVSLPCYWDLFAADGSWPKATATCNATARITLDRLTWWAHALREARIRRPYKA, encoded by the coding sequence ATGGACGAGCGGTTACGGGTGGCGATCATCATCGGAAGCACCCGCGACGGCCGGTTCGGCCCGACCGTGGCCGAGTGGTTCGCCGCCAAGGCCCGAAGGCGCGAGGACCTGGAGGTCGACGTCGTCGACCTCGCGGAGGCCGGACTGCCCGACACCCTCTCCGGCGAGGAGGGAACACCGGCCCCCGCGCCGGTGCGGGTCCTGGCTCCGCGCCTCGCCGCGGCGGACGCCTTCGCGGTGGTGACGCCCGAGTACAACCGGAGCTTTCCCGCACCGCTCAAGACCGCCATCGACTGGTACTACGAGGAGTGGCAGGCCAAGCCCGTCACCTTCGTGTCCTACGGCCGGGAGTCCGGCGGCCGGTACGCCACCGACCACCTTCGGCAGGTCTTCACCGAGCTGCACGCGGTGGCGATCCGGGAGACCGTCAGCCTTCCCTGCTACTGGGACCTGTTCGCCGCCGACGGCTCCTGGCCCAAGGCGACGGCGACCTGCAACGCGACAGCCAGGATCACGCTCGACCGGCTCACCTGGTGGGCTCACGCACTGCGCGAGGCCCGCATTCGACGTCCGTACAAAGCCTGA
- a CDS encoding dihydrofolate reductase family protein encodes MRKIIASTYATLDGYIDNPHLWSLDYWSDEAARFAKDQLFSCDGLLMGRVTYEGFAASWPERTGDPFSDRINSMSKYVVTSTLEKADWNNTTVIPGDDLVKRVTELKEQPGQDILMYGIGNLTDGLMAGGLLDEYRIWVHPEIRGEGQPLFREGVKAKLKHLGTRTFESGVVILSYQPIYEG; translated from the coding sequence ATGCGCAAGATCATCGCTTCCACGTATGCCACGCTCGACGGTTACATCGACAACCCGCACCTGTGGTCGCTGGACTACTGGAGCGACGAGGCCGCCCGGTTCGCGAAGGACCAGCTCTTCTCCTGCGACGGGCTGCTGATGGGGCGGGTCACCTACGAGGGCTTCGCCGCCTCCTGGCCCGAGCGCACCGGCGACCCCTTCTCCGACCGGATCAACAGCATGTCCAAATACGTTGTGACGTCGACACTGGAGAAGGCCGACTGGAACAACACGACCGTCATCCCGGGCGACGACCTGGTGAAGCGGGTGACGGAGCTGAAGGAGCAGCCGGGTCAGGACATCCTCATGTACGGCATCGGGAACCTCACCGACGGGCTCATGGCCGGCGGCCTGCTCGACGAGTATCGGATCTGGGTGCACCCCGAGATCCGAGGCGAGGGCCAGCCGTTGTTCCGTGAGGGCGTGAAGGCCAAGCTCAAGCACCTCGGTACGCGGACCTTCGAGTCGGGCGTCGTCATCCTGTCCTACCAGCCGATCTACGAGGGCTGA